The following are from one region of the Capsicum annuum cultivar UCD-10X-F1 chromosome 1, UCD10Xv1.1, whole genome shotgun sequence genome:
- the LOC107852614 gene encoding 14 kDa proline-rich protein DC2.15-like: MSKFAISSIALLLILNILFFTMVSSTNVPCPPPPHPKPHPKPHPTPTPSTPSTPSTPSTTSSKGKCPKDTLKLKVCANLLNDLVHLVIGSSPAKTECCSLIEGLADLDAALCLCTALKANVLGIHLNVPLSLSLLLNNCGKYAPKNFQCA; the protein is encoded by the coding sequence atgtctaAGTTTGCTATATCCTCCATTGCTCTTCTCCTTATATTGAACATTCTTTTCTTCACTATGGTTAGTTCCACTAACGTCCCATGTCCACCACCCCCACACCCCAAACCCCACCCCAAGCCTCACCCTACCCCTACACCCTCTACCCCCTCTACACCTTCTACCCCATCCACTACATCATCAAAGGGAAAGTGCCCAAAGGACACACTAAAGCTAAAAGTGTGTGCCAATTTGTTGAATGACTTGGTGCACCTTGTTATTGGAAGTAGCCCAGCCAAGACTGAATGTTGCTCTTTAATTGAAGGACTTGCTGACCTTGATGCTGCTCTTTGCCTTTGCACTGCTCTTAAAGCCAATGTGTTGGGAATTCATCTCAACGTTCCCCTTTCCCTCAGCTTATTGCTCAACAACTGCGGCAAATATGCACCCAAGAACTTCCAATGCGCATGA